The Arachis hypogaea cultivar Tifrunner chromosome 16, arahy.Tifrunner.gnm2.J5K5, whole genome shotgun sequence genome contains a region encoding:
- the LOC112756968 gene encoding uncharacterized protein: MATIAEVLSQLTLSPSNNHNTPQASTSSGLPSQPQPNSKGSINSITLRSGTKLDEIGLKPTSISKETHNEKIEEEIELNGREKEDVAREEEDPLKVKEPKRKNPLEEPIPIPFLSVAKKAKKHEDFDLNVVEIFKNVEVIVPLFQAIQQVPKYAKFLKDVCTHKEKIGELGKSPVNDSISSLILKKYSDPSPYLVTCVIGGMKFMDCMCDLGACVSIMPLPIYEKLNLSPLKWSGARFVLVDKSIMLVVGIAENMLVNIQELLFLVDFHILETPPIDSDNPSSILFGRPFLKTSRFKLDAFSGAYSFEVEGKVVKFTLDGAKKPLHEVYSIFRCDLIEEKMIEFNVGQEEEKVVKEPKLLEHTQAKHAKELEIFLLGEASSSDH; this comes from the coding sequence ATGGCAACCATTGCCGAAGTCTTATCCCAGTTGACTCTATCTCCTTCCAACAATCACAACACCCCTCAAGCTTCTACCTCGAGTGGCCTACCTTCTCAACCTCAACCAAACTCCAAGGGAAGCATTAATTCAATCACCCTAAGGAGTGGTACAAAATTGGATGAAATTGGTCTTAAGCCTACAAGTATAAGCAAGGAAACCCACAATGAAAAAATCGAAGAGGAGATAGAATTGAATGGGAGAGAAAAGGAAGACGTTGCAAGAGAAGAGGAGGATCCATTGAAGGTCAAAGAGCCCAAAAGAAAAAATCCCCTTGAGGAGCCTATACCAATTCCTTTTCTGTCGGTGGCTAAAAAGGCCAAGAAGCATGAGGACTTTGACCTTAATGTGGTGGAAATTTTCAAGAATGTGGAGGTTATCGTTCCTCTTTTTCAAGCCATCCAACAAGTTCCAAAATATGCCAAATTTCTGAAGGATGTTTGCACTCACAAGGAGAAAATTGGTGAGCTAGGCAAGAGTCCGGTAAATGACTCTATTTCTTCTCTTATTCTAAAAAAGTATAGTGATCCCAGCCCTTACTTGGTGACTTGTGTGATTGGTGGAATGAAGTTCATGGATTgcatgtgtgacttgggagcttgtgtgAGCATCATGCCTCTCCCTATCTATGAAAAGTTGAATTTGTCGCCCTTAAAGTGGTCCGGAGCAAGATTTGTGTTGGTGGACAAGAGTATTATGTTGGTTGTGGGAATTGCGGAGAATATGTTGGTGAATATTCAAGAATTGCTATTTTTGGTGGACTTTCACATTTTGGAGACACCTCCAATTGATTCGGATAACCCATCTTCCATCCTCTTTGGGCGGCCGTTTTTGAAGACATCtagattcaagttggatgccttTTCAGGAGCTTATTCATTTGAAGTTGAAGGGAAAGTGGTGAAATTCACCTTGGATGGAGCCAAGAAACCACTCCATGAAGTATATTCTATCTTTAGGTGTGATCTAATTGAAGAGAAAATGATTGAGTTTAATGTCGGTCAAGAGGAAGAAAAAGTTGTCAAGGAGCCTAAGTTATTGGAGCACACACAAGCTAAGCATGCCAAGGAGTTAGAGATTTTCCTCCTTGGAGAGGCTTCAAGTAGTGATCATTGA